In Lycium ferocissimum isolate CSIRO_LF1 chromosome 7, AGI_CSIRO_Lferr_CH_V1, whole genome shotgun sequence, the sequence GAGAATAACACCTTATCAATTGgtttaaaaattatttgtaCGGGCACCTTTGTATTTTTTCCAACCGCTATGAGTTAATCAATAAGATCAAAGAGGCACTCCATTTTAAAGTGCACAGAGGGCACACATGTGGTCATAGTGCCCAAGGTTCCCCTTCTAAGATATGTAGAGCTTGTTTGTAACTCAAACAAAGGTCTAAATTTTGtcaataataacaacataatgtGAAAAGCTTCTCGCTTCTGCATTACAAATTTCAAGTAGCAACATCTCGGTGTTTCAACTAGTATGTTGATAGGCTTGTGACACTCTAAGGTGTCCATTTACAATGCTGTAATATATAAAACCGTGATTTACACATCTTTTGAGCTTAAGAAATGCTTTCCTATTTTCATTAggtttaccaaaaaaaaaaaaaaatcatgaatctaacttattgaaatacctttcAAGAGTTTTCAAATTCAATGATCTTTGTTTCAGCATTGTGGTTAAAATGTTCATATATAAGGCATACTTTcatcataccaaataaaataattagtgGATGATACCTGCATGAAGCCACATAACCGAATTACAACATGGTTCAAGCCTGAATCTCGGAGATACTTCTCTGTACAGTGTTTGATCTCCATCAGAGGAACTTCAGGATGCTTGTCGCAGTTGTGAATcgagaaaaatataaatttttgaatTCCCATGGCTTTAGCACATTGTATTAGAGCAACTTTTCCTTCCCAATCTACCTAAAATGAACGGCTAAAGTAAATAAGTTTGACAagccaccacaacaacaacgtAAGAATCGAGACAGTTAAATAATCAGAGCACTTTCATTCCCATGAGAACCTTAAGTATAGTGTGAATCAATTATTCACCCCTTCTCGTCATTATGGATGCTTACAGTTTTTATAGGCTCTTCAGGGCGTCCAGTAGCACAGTCAATAATTGTATGGACTCCAACCAATGTTGCTGGAAGTGTTTCAGGTTTGCTTAAATCCCCCTGTCCAGAAATCAGTTTAACTAGATAATTTTcacaacataaaaagaaaaataagaatgaATGTTACaaatacagtcagacctctctataacagtcaaacctctctataacaacatttcaataTAACGGCCAAGTTCTGTTTAGAACTGatttcatattatatttattaaatgtcctatataacaacattttgctataacaactaaaatatatcaGGGacgctgttatagagaggtttgagtATAGTTCATTGGCTCTACTTACATTGACAACAGTGGCGCCCCAATCACGAAGAAAATCAGCAGGAGCAGGCCTAGGCCTGACAAGACATCTAACGTCGTACCCCTCGTCCAGTGCTCTCCTAACTACTTGCCGTCCCAATGTGCCTGTGGCACCCACAACAAGAATGCTAGTCGGCCTCACTGGCGTTCCCGGAGCTAAATTCACTGCCGCTGGAGCACTCTGAGCGTTGCAAACCACCTTAGGTACCGAACAATGTTTTCCTACGGGACCAGAATTCAAaattaagaaacaaaaaaaaaaaaaatagtgggtATTGTTGGAATCAATACTTTTCTAATACCCAAAGACTCCACTTACCTTTACTAATGGCACAATGGATAAGGGAAAGAGATCAAAATttacccaaaaaagaaaaaagccaAGAAAATTAGTGGGTAATGATGGAATCATGTTTTGTCAAACCCCAAAAGACTGTAATTACCTTTACTAGTGTTAATGGCATAATGGGTAGGGGAAAGAGAATAAAAATactccaaaagaaaaaatggaaaattagTGGGTAATTGGAATCAAATTTTGGTAACACCTGAAGAGATATGTAATTACCTTTAGTAGTGGTGATGGGAGAATAGAGAGTGGAATGGAAGGTGGTGCGGCATGAGAAGGAAGAAGAGAGCTTGCGAGAGGGAAGAGAAGTGAGATTAGTGACCTGGGCGTAGAGGGTGGACGCCATTAGAGACTGAGAGAAATGGGAGAATGGTGATTGACGCCAACTTAACTGATACAAGTATAGATTGGGAAAGAAGAGGCCACGTCGTCATCTTATTCTTCTTATGGATTGCAAAGAGGTTGGATTGCAAAGAGGTATGGTTCCCCGCTTTCCACCTCAGCTTTCCCGGCTTTAAAGGTGGGGACCATCTCCCTCCtcaaacactttttttttactacTCTAGCACTTATACCTATCTTGCTCTCTATTCTTCAAAAATGTTGCCGTATTCGTgttgaattttctaaaaatacacCATGTTTATCTTGACACATACTGTCTTTAatcgatttttttaaaaaaattaaagaatgtaGCTTTATACTACCTTCATCTTCCCTAAAGTAATACTTATTGATCATTTTACAATTATATTTgatattcaaaatttattatCCGATTAATCTAAATTTATggtaatat encodes:
- the LOC132065210 gene encoding protein HIGH CHLOROPHYLL FLUORESCENCE PHENOTYPE 244, chloroplastic, which encodes MASTLYAQVTNLTSLPSRKLSSSFSCRTTFHSTLYSPITTTKGKHCSVPKVVCNAQSAPAAVNLAPGTPVRPTSILVVGATGTLGRQVVRRALDEGYDVRCLVRPRPAPADFLRDWGATVVNGDLSKPETLPATLVGVHTIIDCATGRPEEPIKTVDWEGKVALIQCAKAMGIQKFIFFSIHNCDKHPEVPLMEIKHCTEKYLRDSGLNHVVIRLCGFMQGLIGQYAVPILEEKSVWGTDAPTRIAYMDTQDIARLTFIALRNENINGKLLTFAGPRAWTTQEVITLCERLAGQDANVTTVPVSVLRFTRQLTRLFEWTSDVADRLAFSEVLTSDTVFSVPMAETYDLLGVDAKDVSSLEKYLQDYFTNILKKLKDLKAQSKQTDIFF